A window of the Henckelia pumila isolate YLH828 chromosome 3, ASM3356847v2, whole genome shotgun sequence genome harbors these coding sequences:
- the LOC140893445 gene encoding BRASSINOSTEROID INSENSITIVE 1-associated receptor kinase 1-like isoform X2, with product MSMVYDNWERLVAAVLKREQLREIALCPSFSSSSSFSSDFRFDPSHSSHVSAADEDPEVHLGRLKRFSLRALQVASDNFSNKNILGRGGFGNVYKGRLADGSLVAVKRLKEDRTLGGELQFQTEVKMISMVLHRNLLRLLGFCMTPTEWLLVYPYMANGSVASCLRDRPETQPPLDYPIRKRIALGSARGIAYLHDHCNPKIIHRDIKAANIFLDEDFEAVVGDFWLAKLMDYQDTDVTTAVCGTIGHVAPEYLSTGRCSEKTDVFGYGVMLLELITGQRAFDLARLANDDDVMLLDCVRGLLKEKKLETLVDADLQGNYVDDEVEELIQVALLCTQSSPLERPKMSEVVRMLEGDGLAERWEEWHKEEMLDDPKTDWIIDGHENIDSEVFSEPR from the exons ATGTCGATGGTGTATGACAACTGGGAGAGGCTGGTTGCAGCCGTTTTGAAAAGAGAGCAGCTCCGGGAAATTGCTCTGTGCCCCAGCTTCAGCTCCAGCTCCTCCTTTTCATCTGATTTCCGTTTCGATCCATCACATTCTTCACATGTTTCTGCAG CTGATGAGGATCCAGAAGTCCATCTGGGACGGCTCAAAAGATTTTCGCTACGTGCATTGCAAGTTGCATCAGATAACTTCAGTAATAAAAATATCCTTGGCAGAGGTGGATTTGGTAATGTTTACAAAGGTCGATTAGCTGATGGCTCTCTAGTAGCTGTAAAAAGACTGAAAGAAGACCGCACTCTAGGTGGAGAGCTTCAATTCCAAACAGAAGTGAAAATGATCAGCATGGTTTTGCATCGAAATTTACTTCGCTTGCTTGGCTTTTGCATGACTCCTACAGAATGGTTGCTTGTTTATCCTTATATGGCTAATGGAAGTGTTGCATCGTGCTTGAGAG ATAGACCTGAAACTCAACCTCCACTTGATTACCCAATAAGAAAACGGATAGCGTTGGGGTCTGCGAGGGGAATTGCTTATTTGCATGATCACTGTAACCCTAAAATCATTCATCGAGATATCAAAGCTGCGAATATATTCTTGGATGAGGACTTTGAAGCAGTTGTCGGTGACTTTTGGCTGGCCAAACTTATGGACTACCAGGATACTGATGTTACCACGGCTGTTTGTGGAACAATTGGTCATGTTGCTCCAGAGTACCTCTCCACCGGTAGATGTTCCGAGAAAACTGATGTTTTTGGTTATGGGGTCATGCTTCTTGAGCTGATCACTGGTCAGAGAGCTTTCGATCTTGCTCGACTTGCCAATGATGATGATGTGATGTTACTCGATTGT GTCAGGGGACTTTTAAAGGAAAAAAAGTTGGAGACACTCGTCGATGCGGATCTTCAAGGTAATTATGTCGACGATGAGGTGGAAGAGCTGATCCAAGTAGCTCTGCTCTGCACACAGAGCTCCCCGTTGGAGCGTCCAAAGATGTCGGAAGTGGTGAGGATGCTGGAGGGTGATGGCTTGGCTGAGAGGTGGGAAGAATGGCACAAGGAAGAAATGTTGGATGACCCGAAAACTGATTGGATAATTGATGGTCACGAGAATATTGATTCCGAAGTATTTTCCGAGCCAAGATGA
- the LOC140893445 gene encoding BRASSINOSTEROID INSENSITIVE 1-associated receptor kinase 1-like isoform X1: MSMVYDNWERLVAAVLKREQLREIALCPSFSSSSSFSSDFRFDPSHSSHVSAGGVAARLFAAPSIALAWFRKRKPKDHSFDFPADEDPEVHLGRLKRFSLRALQVASDNFSNKNILGRGGFGNVYKGRLADGSLVAVKRLKEDRTLGGELQFQTEVKMISMVLHRNLLRLLGFCMTPTEWLLVYPYMANGSVASCLRDRPETQPPLDYPIRKRIALGSARGIAYLHDHCNPKIIHRDIKAANIFLDEDFEAVVGDFWLAKLMDYQDTDVTTAVCGTIGHVAPEYLSTGRCSEKTDVFGYGVMLLELITGQRAFDLARLANDDDVMLLDCVRGLLKEKKLETLVDADLQGNYVDDEVEELIQVALLCTQSSPLERPKMSEVVRMLEGDGLAERWEEWHKEEMLDDPKTDWIIDGHENIDSEVFSEPR; encoded by the exons ATGTCGATGGTGTATGACAACTGGGAGAGGCTGGTTGCAGCCGTTTTGAAAAGAGAGCAGCTCCGGGAAATTGCTCTGTGCCCCAGCTTCAGCTCCAGCTCCTCCTTTTCATCTGATTTCCGTTTCGATCCATCACATTCTTCACATGTTTCTGCAG GAGGGGTTGCTGCCCGTCTATTTGCTGCCCCTTCAATTGCGCTTGCTTGGTTTCGCAAAAGGAAGCCAAAGGATCATTCATTTGATTTTCCTG CTGATGAGGATCCAGAAGTCCATCTGGGACGGCTCAAAAGATTTTCGCTACGTGCATTGCAAGTTGCATCAGATAACTTCAGTAATAAAAATATCCTTGGCAGAGGTGGATTTGGTAATGTTTACAAAGGTCGATTAGCTGATGGCTCTCTAGTAGCTGTAAAAAGACTGAAAGAAGACCGCACTCTAGGTGGAGAGCTTCAATTCCAAACAGAAGTGAAAATGATCAGCATGGTTTTGCATCGAAATTTACTTCGCTTGCTTGGCTTTTGCATGACTCCTACAGAATGGTTGCTTGTTTATCCTTATATGGCTAATGGAAGTGTTGCATCGTGCTTGAGAG ATAGACCTGAAACTCAACCTCCACTTGATTACCCAATAAGAAAACGGATAGCGTTGGGGTCTGCGAGGGGAATTGCTTATTTGCATGATCACTGTAACCCTAAAATCATTCATCGAGATATCAAAGCTGCGAATATATTCTTGGATGAGGACTTTGAAGCAGTTGTCGGTGACTTTTGGCTGGCCAAACTTATGGACTACCAGGATACTGATGTTACCACGGCTGTTTGTGGAACAATTGGTCATGTTGCTCCAGAGTACCTCTCCACCGGTAGATGTTCCGAGAAAACTGATGTTTTTGGTTATGGGGTCATGCTTCTTGAGCTGATCACTGGTCAGAGAGCTTTCGATCTTGCTCGACTTGCCAATGATGATGATGTGATGTTACTCGATTGT GTCAGGGGACTTTTAAAGGAAAAAAAGTTGGAGACACTCGTCGATGCGGATCTTCAAGGTAATTATGTCGACGATGAGGTGGAAGAGCTGATCCAAGTAGCTCTGCTCTGCACACAGAGCTCCCCGTTGGAGCGTCCAAAGATGTCGGAAGTGGTGAGGATGCTGGAGGGTGATGGCTTGGCTGAGAGGTGGGAAGAATGGCACAAGGAAGAAATGTTGGATGACCCGAAAACTGATTGGATAATTGATGGTCACGAGAATATTGATTCCGAAGTATTTTCCGAGCCAAGATGA